The following coding sequences lie in one Crassostrea angulata isolate pt1a10 chromosome 10, ASM2561291v2, whole genome shotgun sequence genomic window:
- the LOC128167354 gene encoding uncharacterized protein LOC128167354 yields MASNVVPCQLTNAKKVNFARLSRLVIDLFARILRDILVFHYPRPEDLQQRIRDKHLEERFRKYMNKILDGDRYEKCDVTILYNLIRHTCHITPPTVTRKRKMAWGGDRMPSKDCITLGDDIERMNIIRNEVWGHASSTEIEDNLLEKYFDISEGVCRRLIGHYGIKNYVKELETIRNCRMEEDSVHERVMENRDIMCRNFDKVYEKLTQLSEKDCPLKTETFFQRDINGNISALTTSALDLINRLQTEAENLDVVNKSRQLINEVIIDLCGSRGGLNLQLLETHFRHLFSSSFKKTTDLKLIEYLRKNTNIFAMYQPNGKQWKVMLVEHHRSNLVKRKKHKITKSQKTISRGKIKIEEFDIESVYPKTSVITEDMKCQTPSTYSVLLKPESCKHSSKVIQNAEATRVNDDGDDEDDEDDDDDDQIVEKIDKQETINQHGQKIIDPLKAASSPSRIEIHTSSNLTKQAIYKSSAYRNNRGYIEEMVTKSACSSAVESISKDKNTQLLQNATNKHTSVSLTEMNKREFNISHLPSPDSVAQSMHEFMEKVHSFEKSFGSFALVVGKADIVPNIESLARIPWLCVFDFDMFSREDGLMSVLDGHMDTVHTCTLTDCPQFSFSYTYWCQLRGDSQVPDTCMECDARTWLYRIKPNLDKHLGTLLQYITNITNLKVVVLWPEKSEEVNFFYQFIIFMNAILFSDIFVVYSDTQKEPEGFGLVDFAFKLQVPLESFYSFLNENIQKVKPEKTSSYRLPTFDKSNDPGIDYYTANHLREVFNVLYIQDDGGSSHDVSEIKEEGKNFLRGGTLPWFVYYENCEGGYFDIRRDKTNYILRDIKDRNISRSLSAILKVFHPPGAGGTTISQRILWDLHEDVPCVQVKSNINSTISDMVQHIKCLFDKTQLPILVLLDGKDELNVKKFYNQLRIQSVSVIILHVQRIREDLSNKTLPKGKYWVKSHVSKREANQFCLRYQEFCDTEENKENLQTITNDVSKGGHRHVYEFGLTTFAHEYKGVESLVKECLKLQAGGELDSTQRVLGYLSLVYFFGQTCVPCDLLSKILKQDKRITYNDLPFVVQQLVVKSFHHHHEDFIRICHQIVAKEILEQILTRNVLKHQRPSGQNLSQDACRNLSDFGIEFINDMKKHYNKKVPWRRNQIVEILTKTFLQRNVQDFEEYNTCSHKQKPKFSRFFTDLEENLSRQDRIEIMKNIVSCCPENPNYHAHLGRMYTLYFPGEFNDVTENIFKKAISLCEKEYDINNEISHSFEEQCSNSSIYHMYGMHFHQRVRKITRDSGEAEFEKDKDIVLNYAQNACLNFETACEKSLPGIGQSYGLIGEIKTRLEVCDYIHRKLGMRLLDCDQSPMSPMVTFVKESMVKICDLITQCYSTVDRDELPATIFDSVSIYKKLFCGQDMTRLFSTDVPDDCTKRRHFVTQQKVKYGKFDILSLNNEISSDEIDQIVKNLEENFNDLPKLRNGTSMMGSIESDFKDWTNAVRLKQYKKEIRLEDVLVRLHQWQELVNTPISKFYVFILCASLTILNKDKNRFFQAKETLDEVKKTKNHVVKPYKPREWLGITTSRSFGVKCLIPGSFLKPKPDSSVDEVDVVNDNDIKPKFLKGTILGPNKHSQYGSISLSVCNGAQFDVFFNPVRTKEKLVGPTYSNKRVEFILGFTVSHGFMAYNVRILKTLTCEKCNRNIEFVTFQYTAECTCGNTVQKLKEDDKFFPTFSHPF; encoded by the exons ATGGCTTCCAATGTTGTACCATGTCAACTTACAAACGCAAAGAAAGTGAACTTTGCTCGGTTGTCTCGTCTCGTTATCGATCTCTTTGCACGGATATTGAGGGACATACTTGTCTTCCATTATCCGCGTCCAGAGGATCTACAGCAAAGGATTAGAGATAAACATCTAGAGGAGAGATTTAGAAAATATATGAACAAGATACTTGACGGTGATAGGTATGAAAAGTGTGATGTAACCATTCTCTATAACCTGATAAGACACACATGTCATATAACACCACCAACAGTTACGAGAAAACGTAAAATGGCGTGGGGTGGAGATCGAATGCCGTCTAAAGACTGTATAACATTAGGAGATGATATTGAAAGAATGAATATCATACGAAACGAAGTGTGGGGCCATGCCAGTAGCACTGAAATAGAGGACAACCTTCTTGAAAAGTACTTTGATATATCGGAGGGTGTGTGTAGAAGATTAATAGGACACTATGGAATAAAAAACTATGTCAAAGAATTGGAGACCATTAGAAACTGTAGAATGGAAGAGGATAGCGTGCATGAAAGAGTAATGGAAAATCGAg ATATCATGTGTAGAAATTTTGACAAAGTCTACGAAAAGCTGACACAGTTGAGTG aaaaggATTGTCCTCTTAAAACtgaaacattttttcaaagagatATAAACGGGAATATCTCGGCATTAACTACAAGTGCTTTGGATCTCATTAACAGACTGCAGACag aaGCAGAAAATCTCGATGTGGTTAACAAATCACGGCAGCTTATTAATGAAGTAATAATTGACCTATGTGGAAGTAGAGGTGGACTAAATTTACAACTACTAGAAACACATTTTAGACACCTTTTTAgttcttcatttaaaaaaacaactgaTCTAAAGCTGATTgaatatctgagaaaaaatacaaatatatttgcTATGTATCAGCCCAACGGAAAACAGTGGAAAGTAATGCTAGTTGAGCATCATAGATCAAACTTGGTCAAGAGAAAAAAACACAAGATAACAAAGTCTCAGAAAACCATATCACGTGGGAAAATAAAGATTGAAGAATTTGATATAGAATCGGTTTATCCTAAGACATCCGTAATAACAGAGGATATGAAATGCCAAACTCCATCTACATATAGTGTTCTACTAAAACCTGAATCATGCAAACATTCATCTAAAGTAATCCAGAATGCTGAGGCTACGAGAGTAAAtgatgatggtgatgatgaagatgatgaagatgatgatgatgatgaccaAATTGTCGAAAAAATTGATAAGCAGGAAACGATAAATCAACATGGACAAAAAATAATAGACCCCCTTAAAGCAGCATCTAGTCCTTCACGTATCGAAATCCATACGTCTTCCAACCTGACAAAGCAAGCTATCTATAAGAGCAGTGCGTATAGAAATAATCGTGGATACATCGAGGAAATGGTGACAAAAAGTGCATGCTCTTCCGCAGTAGAATCAATTAGCAAAGACAAGAATACACAATTGCTGCAGAATGCTACAAACAAACATACATCTGTTAGTTTAACAGAGATGAACAAACGGGAATTTAACATATCACATCTACCTTCTCCAGATTCTGTAGCTCAGTCTATGCATGAGTTTATGGAAAAGGTTCATAGTTTTGAAAAAAGCTTCGGGTCATTTGCTCTTGTTGTAGGAAAAGCAGATATTGTGCCAAATATTGAATCCCTGGCGAGAATACCATGGCTATGTGTCTTTGATTTTGACATGTTTAGCAGAGAAGACGGATTGATGTCTGTATTAGATGGTCacatggatactgttcacacatgCACTTTGACAGACTGTCCGCAGTTTTCTTTCTCATACACTTACTGGTGTCAGTTGCGAGGTGATTCACAGGTTCCAGATACATGCATGGAATGCGATGCTAGAACTTGGTTGTATCGGATCAAACCAAATTTAGATAAACATTTAGGAACCTTACTAcaatatattacaaatattacaaATCTCAAAGTTGTAGTTTTATGGCCCGAAAAATCCGAAGAAGTGAACttcttttatcaatttataattttcatgaaTGCTATTCTTTTCTCAGACATCTTTGTTGTATATTCAGATACGCAAAAAGAGCCAGAGGGATTTGGACTTGTTGATTTTGCTTTCAAATTACAGGTTCCTTTAGAATCTTTCTACTCTTTCTTAAATGAGAATATTCAGAAAGTCAAGCCGGAAAAGACATCTTCATATCGTTTGCCTACTTTTGACAAAAGCAATGACCCTGGTATTGATTACTATACCGCAAACCACTTGCGTGAGGTTTTCAACGTTCTTTATATCCAAGACGACGGGGGTTCAAGCCATGATGTATCCGAAATCAAAGAAGAGGGTAAAAATTTTTTGCGAGGTGGGACCCTACCATGGTTTGTGTATTATGAAAATTGTGAAGGAGGATATTTTGATATAAGAAGAGATAAAACGAATTACATTCTTCGCGATATCAAAGATCGGAACATAAGTCGCTCACTATCGGCAATTCTTAAAGTGTTTCATCCACCAGGTGCTGGCGGGACGACAATCTCACAACGCATTTTGTGGGATCTACACGAAGATGTTCCTTGTGTGCAAGTAAAATCGAACATTAATTCCACAATTTCTGATATGGTACAACATATCAAATGTCTTTTCGATAAAACACAACTTCCAATTTTGGTTTTATTAGATGGAAAAGATGAATTGAATgtaaagaaattttataatcAGCTCAGAATACAGTCGGTCTCTGTTATAATTTTGCATGTTCAACGAATTAGGGAAGATCTCAGCAACAAAACACTACCAAAAGGAAAATATTGGGTTAAAAGCCATGTGTCTAAACGAGAAGCAAACCAGTTCTGTTTAAGATATCAAGAATTCTGTGATACGGAGGAAAACAAAGAGAACCTACAGACAATCACGAATGACGTTTCAAAGGGCGGGCATCGTCATGTATACGAGTTTGGATTGACAACATTTGCTCATGAGTATAAAGGTGTTGAATCTTTggttaaagaatgtttgaaacttCAAGCAGGTGGCGAACTGGATTCAACCCAGAGGGTGCTTGGATATCTAtctcttgtttatttttttggccAAACATGTGTACCATGTGATTTGCTATCAAAAATTCTCAAACAAGATAAAAGGATTACATATAATGATTTACCATTTGTGGTACAACAACTAGTAGTCAAGAGTTTCCATCACCATCACGAAGATTTTATTAGGATATGTCATCAAATTGTTGCAAAAGAAATCCTTGAACAAATACTAACAAGAAATGTACTTAAACATCAGAGACCCTCAGGTCAGAACTTGAGCCAAGATGCCTGCAGAAATCTCTCTGATTTCGGAATTGAATTCATCAATGATATGAAAAagcattataataaaaaagtccCCTGGAGACGAAATCAGATTGTTGAAATTTTGACCAAAACCTTCCTTCAAAGAAATGTTCAAGATTTTGAggaatacaatacatgtagtcACAAACAAAAACCTAAATTTTCCCGGTTTTTCACAGACTTAGAAGAGAATTTGTCAAGGCAAGATCGAATTGAgatcatgaaaaatattgtttcctGTTGTCCAGAAAACCCAAATTACCATGCACATCTCGGACGAATGTATACTTTGTACTTCCCCGGGGAATTTAATGATGTAACagaaaacatctttaaaaaggCGATTTCCTTGTGTGAAAAAGAATACGATATTAATAACGAGATCAGCCATTCTTTTGAAGAGCAGTGTTCAAATTCATCTATTTACCACATGTATGGAATGCATTTTCATCAAAGAGTACGCAAAATAACAAGAGATTCTGGAGAAGCTGAATTTgaaaaagataaagatatagttttgaattatgcacaaaacgcttgtttaaattttgaaacagCATGCGAAAAGTCTCTTCCAGGTATAGGTCAGTCATATGGACTTATAGGAGAAATTAAGACCAGATTAGAAGTATGTGACTATATTCACAGAAAATTAGGCATGCGTTTGTTGGATTGTGATCAGTCACCGATGTCGCCAATGGTAACGTTTGTCAAAGAGAGcatggtaaaaatttgtgatcTGATCACCCAATGTTACAGTACTGTCGATAGAGATGAACTTCCTGCAACGATCTTTGACTCTGTAAGCATATATAAAAAGCTATTCTGTGGTCAGGATATGACTCGGTTATTTTCTACAGATGTACCAGATGATTGTACAAAGAGGCGACACTTTGTCACTCAACAAAAAGTCAAGTATGgcaaatttgacattttatcattaaaCAACGAAATTTCAAGCGACGAAATTGACCAGATTGTGAAGAATTTGGAAGAAAATTTCAATGACTTACCAAAATTGAGAAACGGTACTTCAATGATGGGATCAATTGAGTCTGACTTCAAAGACTGGACTAATGCTGTTCGTTTGAAGCAATACAAAAAGGAAATTCGGCTTGAAGATGTTCTTGTGAGGCTACATCAATGGCAAGAACTTGTCAATACTCCTATCTCAAAGTTCtatgttttcattttgtgtgcttcattaacaattttgaataaGGACAAAAACCGTTTCTTTCAAGCAAAAGAAACACTCGATGaagttaaaaaaaccaaaaatcatGTTGTCAAACCATACAAGCCTAGAGAATGGCTTGGAATAACTACTAGTAGAAGTTTTGGGGTTAAATGTCTAATTCCAGGTTCATTCTTAAAGCCAAAACCTGACTCTAGCGTTGATGAGGTTGATGTTGTCAATGATAATGACATTAAACCAAAGTTTTTAAAAGGCACGATTTTGGGACCCAACAAGCATTCGCAATATGGTTCAATTTCTCTTAGTGTTTGCAATGGTGCTCAGTTCGACGTGTTCTTTAACCCTGTTCGAACAAAAGAGAAATTAGTTGGTCCCACGTATTCGAACAAACGAGTTGAGTTTATTTTGGGATTCACGGTTTCCCATGGATTTATGGCTTACAATGTCAGGATACTAAAGACATTGACATGCGAaaaatgcaacagaaatatagAATTTGTAACATTTCAATACACTGCAGAATGCACGTGTGGTAATACAGTTCAAAAGCTCAAGGAAGATGACAAATTTTTTCCAACTTTCAGCCATCCATTCTGA